ATCCGGAAGAGTGCATCGATTGCGGAGCCTGCGAGCCGGTCTGTCCGACGAAAGCGATCTTCATCGATGAAGAGGTACCGGACAAGTGGAAGGAATACGTCGATATCAACGCAAAATACTCGAAAGAGTGGCCGAAGATATCGGTCAAGAAGGCCGCTCCTCCGGACGCTGACAAATGGAAAGACGTCGAAAACAAGCGCGAGCATTTCGATAGCAAGCCCGCCGGAAAATAGGCGCTCCTTTAGAATAGGTCAGTTAAGTCGCTGCGTGCCGGACGACAAACACCGGACACGGAGCGGTGCGTACGACCCGGTCGGTCACGCTTCCGAGCAGGACTCGGTCCAGGCCGGAACGACCGTGTGTGGACATCACAATGAGGTCGGCGTTTTGTTTCTTGGCGTACTGGCAGATCTGATCGGCCGCGGGAGCCGGCGTCGTTTCAATCC
This Bdellovibrionota bacterium DNA region includes the following protein-coding sequences:
- the fdxA gene encoding ferredoxin FdxA; protein product: MAYVIAEPCIKCKYTDCVEVCPVDCFYEGANMLAIHPEECIDCGACEPVCPTKAIFIDEEVPDKWKEYVDINAKYSKEWPKISVKKAAPPDADKWKDVENKREHFDSKPAGK